The genomic interval TGGCTGGTCGTCATGATACACCTTACAAATTGGCTAAGGGCAGTGTTGACGTATTCAACGACTACGACAATGTTGGCTTAGGTAACTTAATGGTTGGCGAGCAACGTGCTAACAATGTGATTGCTTATAAATCACCAACATTGGTAGGTACGCCAGTTACTTTTTTAGGCGCGGTGAGCCTCGATGAATGCTCTAAAAATGATGACGATAAATGTTTAGTAACTGCCGCGGTTCCTGCGACAGGTACTACTCCTGCAAAACCTGCCGTCTATCGTGACAAGAAAAATGCTTACTCTGCGATGGTAAACTATGACCAAAATGGTGTATATATCGGTTTAGGTTATGACAATTCGGTATATGGTAATGACACTAGTGGCTGGCGCTTAGCAGGTTCATTAGACATGGGCAAAATGAACATGGTTGATGGTCTAACACTGGGTGCGCTATATCAAGATTATGACTTTAACACTGATGACAATGAGCAATCATGGTTGTTAAGCGGTAAATACAAAGTTGGTGCAACACCTTGGGCAGTTAAAGCACAATATATTGACACTTCAAACCAAAGTGGCGTGAAAGACAATGATGCCACTGAAGTTGCATTAGGTGCTGAAT from Moraxella osloensis carries:
- a CDS encoding porin, producing MKKIAIASAIALASITAAHAAPTVYGKVLLTGEYTDVDDKTSKNDDTSSTKLVSNYSRIGFKGEDDLTDTTKLVYQLEYGIDLDADNNGKGQFYSRNTYLGLAHNTLGTVLAGRHDTPYKLAKGSVDVFNDYDNVGLGNLMVGEQRANNVIAYKSPTLVGTPVTFLGAVSLDECSKNDDDKCLVTAAVPATGTTPAKPAVYRDKKNAYSAMVNYDQNGVYIGLGYDNSVYGNDTSGWRLAGSLDMGKMNMVDGLTLGALYQDYDFNTDDNEQSWLLSGKYKVGATPWAVKAQYIDTSNQSGVKDNDATEVALGAEYSFNKATKGHLYAAQIDTDNVSDKTIVGGGLEYKF